Proteins found in one Kangiella sediminilitoris genomic segment:
- the lolB gene encoding lipoprotein insertase outer membrane protein LolB, with product MRLTTSKIILSALLSLLFLTACETTPVKQETTVWDDPKWQKHYKLLKKFEQFHLKGRIGITHPDDSFSSNFLWQQRQKDTFTFRMYGAFGTTYLILKVQPEYSTLDTGDDEHFEGLDAQNLLYGVSGWDIPVTLMQDWIKGLPTGINKSDLLINADGTLQQIKYLDYTVDYVRYDDAEWDLEGKVIPMRMPDKIRIVQGKNKIVLSIRSWDIEPDQD from the coding sequence ATGCGACTAACAACATCCAAAATAATTTTAAGCGCACTCTTGTCCCTGCTTTTCCTGACTGCCTGTGAAACAACACCGGTCAAACAGGAAACCACAGTCTGGGATGATCCCAAATGGCAGAAACATTACAAACTGCTCAAAAAATTCGAGCAATTCCATCTTAAAGGCCGCATAGGTATCACTCATCCGGACGACAGCTTTTCATCCAACTTTCTATGGCAGCAGCGTCAGAAGGATACCTTCACTTTCAGAATGTATGGTGCGTTTGGAACAACCTACCTGATTTTAAAGGTTCAGCCTGAATACAGCACTCTGGATACCGGTGACGACGAACACTTCGAAGGTCTTGATGCGCAGAACCTGCTATATGGTGTCTCGGGCTGGGATATTCCGGTGACTCTGATGCAGGACTGGATCAAAGGCCTGCCTACAGGCATCAATAAAAGCGACCTGCTGATTAATGCCGATGGCACCTTGCAGCAAATTAAATACCTCGACTACACGGTCGACTATGTTCGTTATGATGATGCCGAATGGGATCTCGAAGGAAAAGTCATTCCGATGAGAATGCCTGACAAGATCAGGATCGTTCAGGGCAAGAATAAAATTGTACTTTCTATTCGCTCCTGGGATATCGAGCCCGATCAGGACTAG
- the ispE gene encoding 4-(cytidine 5'-diphospho)-2-C-methyl-D-erythritol kinase → MTFEHKTGFTNENGYSYWPAPAKLNLELRILGRRDDGYHELQTLFQLLDIGDEIWIKPNDSGMVTLDSAYDEVPSDDNLIIKAAKSLAPFKKDSDGADIHLNKHLPSGAGLGGGSSDAATTLIALNQLWDLQLDNETLCEIGARLGADVPVFVNGKTAWAEGIGEILSETSVPEKWYLIVYPDVKINTSKIFSHEALTRDNKPIKLRATRTEASLELGYNAFEPLVAELYPEVGEAIDFLNNFGKATLTGTGSCVFLTFDNEREVRKIAALCKQRWLTLTARGIDTSPLV, encoded by the coding sequence ATGACGTTCGAACATAAGACCGGTTTTACCAACGAGAATGGTTATAGCTACTGGCCGGCTCCGGCTAAGCTGAATCTGGAATTACGAATCCTCGGTAGACGCGACGACGGCTACCATGAACTACAGACCCTGTTCCAGCTGCTGGATATCGGTGATGAGATTTGGATTAAGCCCAACGACAGTGGCATGGTCACTCTCGATAGCGCCTATGACGAAGTCCCGAGTGACGATAACCTGATCATCAAGGCGGCCAAATCGCTGGCTCCCTTCAAAAAGGATTCCGACGGCGCCGATATTCATCTGAACAAGCACCTACCCTCCGGCGCTGGTCTGGGTGGCGGCAGTTCCGATGCTGCGACAACCCTGATCGCGTTAAACCAATTATGGGATCTGCAGCTGGATAATGAAACGCTGTGCGAAATCGGTGCCAGACTCGGGGCAGATGTGCCGGTATTTGTGAATGGCAAAACCGCCTGGGCAGAAGGCATTGGCGAAATTTTGAGCGAAACCTCAGTACCCGAAAAGTGGTATCTTATTGTCTATCCTGATGTAAAAATAAACACTTCGAAAATTTTTTCACACGAAGCGTTGACAAGAGACAATAAACCCATTAAATTACGCGCCACTCGCACAGAGGCAAGTTTAGAACTTGGTTACAACGCCTTTGAGCCTCTTGTGGCAGAGCTTTATCCAGAAGTTGGGGAAGCTATTGACTTTCTTAACAATTTTGGCAAAGCAACGCTCACAGGAACTGGAAGTTGTGTGTTCTTAACCTTTGACAATGAGCGAGAAGTCCGTAAAATAGCGGCACTGTGCAAGCAGCGCTGGCTAACCTTAACAGCACGAGGTATCGACACCTCACCGCTCGTTTAA